A region from the bacterium genome encodes:
- a CDS encoding Gfo/Idh/MocA family oxidoreductase has protein sequence MSKVRIGVVGVGYLGSRHARILSEMQGVELLGVHDIDEAAQKKTAQKCHCRTFMSTEELAEAADAVVVATPTRTHLEVASQCLNLGRAVLVEKPIADTLEAGRDMVRLANASGALLQVGHSERFNPAFVAVRKFIHGPRFIETHRLTRSAGRGLDVDVILDLMIHDIDLVASCFSDAPSSISAVGVPVLSDNVDIANARLEFPNGAVANLVASRISVSKMRKIRFFQPDTYISVNLLSHRVKMYHKQGEPDHKKPLTALRIARYIKRQSIRVVDFEPLQAELSAFVHSLESKSPAVVSGADGLRALTWAFAIKDSIDRHFTPVFTGSNG, from the coding sequence ATGTCCAAGGTAAGAATCGGTGTGGTTGGTGTGGGGTATCTTGGCTCCCGTCATGCAAGGATTCTCAGCGAGATGCAAGGTGTGGAGCTTCTGGGTGTCCACGATATTGACGAGGCTGCCCAGAAAAAGACCGCCCAAAAATGCCACTGCCGCACTTTCATGTCCACTGAGGAGCTAGCTGAGGCGGCAGACGCGGTGGTCGTGGCGACCCCCACACGGACGCACCTTGAGGTCGCAAGCCAATGCTTGAACCTCGGTCGGGCGGTTCTCGTGGAGAAACCGATCGCCGACACTCTCGAGGCCGGGCGGGATATGGTGAGGCTTGCGAACGCATCCGGGGCGCTGCTCCAGGTAGGGCACTCCGAGCGGTTCAACCCAGCGTTTGTGGCCGTCAGGAAGTTCATCCACGGGCCAAGGTTCATCGAGACCCACAGGCTGACGCGGTCCGCGGGCCGGGGCCTTGACGTTGACGTCATACTCGACCTGATGATACATGACATCGACCTCGTAGCCAGCTGCTTCAGCGATGCCCCATCGTCCATCTCCGCCGTTGGCGTGCCGGTCCTGTCGGACAATGTCGATATCGCAAATGCCAGGCTCGAGTTCCCGAACGGCGCAGTCGCGAACCTCGTGGCCAGCAGGATAAGCGTCTCGAAAATGCGGAAGATCAGATTCTTCCAGCCCGACACATACATATCGGTCAACCTTCTTTCTCACAGGGTCAAGATGTATCACAAGCAGGGGGAGCCCGACCACAAGAAGCCGCTGACGGCGCTCAGAATCGCCCGCTATATCAAGAGGCAGTCCATTCGGGTAGTGGATTTTGAGCCGCTTCAGGCGGAGCTTAGTGCGTTCGTTCACTCACTCGAGAGCAAGAGCCCCGCAGTTGTCTCTGGCGCCGATGGTCTCCGCGCGCTTACCTGGGCATTCGCGATCAAGGACTCCATAGACCGGCATTTCACACCCGTCTTCACC